The following proteins are encoded in a genomic region of Burkholderia gladioli:
- a CDS encoding flavin reductase family protein produces MASPWMDDTALAARARRAAGGEAKAAVEAEVAARDVDRDAAAGRELAQQFRHAMRRLTASVAIVATREHGSRYGMTATALSALCTEPPSIVVCINRNASLYLPLSRTRRFAVSLLNAGQHELVAPFSGKLEHAARFGFGDWREARGLPVLAGAQATLLCRVDALHAYGSHDLVIGRVEAVTAAQAVAPLLWQDGAPAAARAIGA; encoded by the coding sequence ATGGCAAGCCCCTGGATGGATGACACGGCGCTGGCCGCGCGTGCGAGACGCGCGGCGGGTGGCGAGGCGAAGGCCGCCGTCGAGGCCGAGGTTGCGGCTCGTGACGTCGATCGCGATGCCGCCGCCGGCCGCGAACTCGCGCAGCAGTTCCGCCACGCAATGCGGCGGCTGACGGCCTCGGTGGCGATCGTGGCGACGCGCGAGCACGGTTCGCGCTATGGCATGACGGCCACCGCGCTCAGCGCGCTGTGCACCGAGCCGCCCTCGATCGTGGTCTGCATCAACCGCAACGCGAGCCTGTACTTGCCGCTGTCGCGCACGCGGCGCTTCGCGGTCAGCCTGCTGAACGCAGGGCAGCACGAACTGGTGGCGCCGTTCAGCGGCAAGCTCGAGCACGCGGCGCGCTTCGGCTTCGGCGATTGGCGCGAGGCACGCGGGCTGCCGGTGCTGGCCGGCGCGCAAGCCACCTTGCTGTGTCGCGTCGATGCGCTGCACGCCTATGGCAGCCACGACCTGGTGATCGGGCGCGTCGAGGCGGTGACGGCCGCGCAGGCGGTGGCGCCGTTGCTCTGGCAGGACGGCGCGCCGGCCGCCGCGCGGGCGATCGGCGCATGA
- a CDS encoding 4'-phosphopantetheinyl transferase family protein, with protein MSGGARGFGLGREAAAGRRGARWSSRRHLDRVDVPVEASSPTRRYAGGIERFSLAVDRSRPVPLPDNEAHIWIARAAGSDTPRRRARYLALLDAAEAERHARLATDALRFEYLLTRALCRSVLSAYQPAVAPAAWRFRTGEHGRPELAGTGEPPLRFNLSNAGGLVACVITRRVDAGIDIEDSHRRVDIDGIAAAFFTRDERRALRALPPPLRRERFFALWTLKEAYLKARGVGLSAPLDACSFSLPRHARGTSRPRFAAATGDTACDWQFERFALDSRYRLALGLRRGPAPPMRLRWRECVPEPGR; from the coding sequence ATGAGCGGCGGCGCGCGAGGGTTCGGGCTGGGGCGCGAGGCGGCGGCCGGGCGGCGTGGCGCGCGTTGGTCGTCGCGTCGGCATCTCGATCGCGTCGACGTGCCCGTCGAGGCGAGCTCGCCGACGCGCCGATATGCCGGCGGCATCGAACGCTTCTCGCTGGCCGTCGATCGATCCCGGCCCGTGCCGCTGCCCGATAACGAAGCTCATATCTGGATCGCGCGTGCCGCCGGCAGCGATACACCGCGTCGCCGCGCGCGCTACCTCGCGCTGCTCGACGCGGCCGAGGCCGAGCGCCACGCGCGGCTCGCCACCGACGCGCTGCGCTTCGAATACCTGCTCACGCGCGCGCTGTGCCGCTCGGTATTGTCGGCCTACCAACCCGCCGTCGCGCCGGCTGCCTGGCGCTTTCGCACGGGCGAGCACGGCCGCCCCGAACTGGCCGGCACGGGCGAGCCGCCGCTGCGTTTCAACCTGTCGAACGCGGGCGGGTTGGTCGCCTGCGTGATCACGCGCCGCGTCGATGCCGGTATCGACATCGAGGACAGCCATCGTCGCGTGGATATCGACGGCATCGCCGCCGCCTTCTTCACACGCGACGAACGACGCGCCCTGCGCGCGTTGCCGCCGCCGCTGCGCCGCGAGCGTTTCTTCGCGCTCTGGACGCTCAAGGAGGCGTATCTGAAGGCGCGCGGCGTCGGCCTGTCGGCGCCGCTCGACGCTTGTTCCTTCAGCTTGCCGCGCCACGCGCGCGGCACCTCGCGCCCGCGCTTTGCGGCAGCAACCGGCGATACCGCGTGCGACTGGCAGTTCGAACGCTTCGCACTCGACTCGCGCTACCGGCTCGCGCTCGGGCTGCGTCGCGGCCCGGCGCCGCCGATGCGCCTGCGCTGGCGCGAGTGCGTGCCCGAGCCGGGCCGCTGA
- a CDS encoding LLM class flavin-dependent oxidoreductase: MQNKRKINFGVLIQGPGANMNAWKHPSVPPDASVNFDFYVDRARRAEAAGIAFAFIADGLFITEKSAPHFLNRFEPIALLSALAALTTKIGLVGTVSSPYSEPYNVARQFASLDLISRGRAGWNVVTSSLEGTARNYGRAHPDHAERYEIAAEHLDVVQGLWDSWDDDALIRDRASGRFFDPAKLHRLDHRGRHYTVDGPLNIRRSQQGQPVIFQAGSSGDGVAFAGRYADAVFSNGGSFEDARNFYRRVKAAAAAAGRDPDHVKVFPGIGPIVGASQAEADDKYRQVRDLLSPQEALAYLGHFFQQHDFSVYPLDGPFPEIGELGNDGFRSTTDNIKKLARERGLTLREVAYEVATRRSNIGTSEAFIGTPGQVADEMIRWVEEGAADGFMLGLPVVGFGLDDMIRHVLPVLTERGYFDPVLRGRTLRDHLGLPYRESRHAAAAQVAAI, from the coding sequence ATGCAGAACAAACGCAAGATCAACTTCGGCGTCCTGATCCAGGGGCCCGGCGCCAACATGAACGCCTGGAAGCACCCGAGCGTGCCGCCCGATGCCAGCGTCAACTTCGATTTCTACGTCGATCGCGCGCGCCGCGCCGAAGCCGCCGGCATCGCCTTCGCCTTCATCGCCGACGGCCTGTTCATCACCGAGAAATCGGCGCCGCACTTCCTGAACCGCTTCGAGCCGATCGCGCTGCTCTCGGCGCTGGCCGCGCTGACCACCAAGATCGGCCTGGTCGGCACGGTGTCCTCGCCCTACAGCGAGCCCTACAACGTGGCGCGCCAGTTCGCCTCGCTGGACCTGATCAGCCGTGGCCGCGCCGGCTGGAACGTGGTGACCTCCTCGCTGGAGGGCACCGCGCGCAACTACGGCCGCGCGCATCCCGACCACGCCGAGCGCTACGAGATCGCCGCCGAGCATCTCGACGTGGTGCAGGGCCTGTGGGACAGCTGGGACGACGACGCGCTGATCCGCGATCGCGCCAGCGGCCGTTTCTTCGACCCGGCCAAGCTGCATCGGCTCGATCATCGCGGGCGCCATTACACGGTCGACGGCCCGCTCAACATCCGCCGCTCGCAGCAGGGCCAGCCGGTGATCTTCCAGGCCGGCTCCTCGGGCGACGGCGTGGCCTTCGCGGGCCGCTACGCCGACGCGGTGTTCTCCAACGGCGGCAGCTTCGAGGACGCGCGCAACTTCTATCGGCGCGTCAAGGCGGCCGCGGCGGCGGCCGGGCGCGATCCGGACCACGTCAAGGTGTTTCCCGGCATCGGCCCGATCGTCGGCGCGAGCCAGGCCGAGGCCGACGACAAGTATCGCCAGGTGCGGGACCTTCTCTCGCCGCAGGAGGCGCTGGCCTATCTCGGGCACTTCTTCCAGCAGCACGACTTCAGCGTCTATCCGCTCGACGGGCCGTTCCCCGAGATCGGCGAGCTCGGCAACGACGGCTTCCGCTCCACCACCGACAACATCAAGAAGCTCGCGCGCGAGCGCGGCCTGACGCTGCGCGAGGTGGCCTACGAGGTGGCCACGCGGCGCTCCAACATCGGCACCTCGGAAGCCTTCATCGGCACGCCAGGCCAGGTGGCCGACGAGATGATCCGCTGGGTGGAGGAGGGCGCCGCCGACGGCTTCATGCTGGGGCTGCCGGTGGTCGGCTTCGGGCTCGACGACATGATCCGCCACGTGCTGCCGGTGCTGACCGAGCGCGGGTATTTCGACCCGGTGCTGCGCGGGCGCACGCTGCGCGACCACCTCGGCCTGCCGTATCGCGAGAGCCGCCACGCGGCGGCCGCACAGGTGGCGGCGATTTAG
- a CDS encoding NAD(P)-dependent oxidoreductase, with amino-acid sequence MIRRHSMKVGFIGIGVMGQPMALNLARAGIELVIWNRSPERCAPLREAGAQVADTLDEVYRQARIVILMMATDEALDAVLGRGTPAFAARVADHLIVHMGTVSAEYSRGLDADIRAAGGRYVEAPVSGSRKPAEAGQLVAMLAGEPADVEEVRPLLKPMCHESVVCGPVPTGLLMKLSVNTFLIPMVTAVAEASHLARRYGLDMQQFQKVLDAGPMASAVSRVKIDKLVREDFEVQASIADVLKNNRLAAEAARNANLASPLLDTCFELYTETLKLGHGGEDMAAVVRAIEARTDKRQG; translated from the coding sequence ATGATACGGAGACATTCCATGAAAGTCGGATTCATCGGCATCGGCGTGATGGGACAGCCGATGGCGCTCAACCTCGCCCGCGCCGGCATCGAACTCGTGATCTGGAACCGCTCGCCCGAGCGCTGCGCGCCCTTGCGCGAAGCCGGCGCGCAGGTGGCCGACACGCTCGACGAGGTGTATCGGCAGGCGCGCATCGTGATCCTGATGATGGCCACCGACGAGGCGCTCGATGCCGTGCTCGGCCGCGGCACGCCGGCCTTCGCCGCGCGCGTGGCCGATCACCTGATCGTGCACATGGGCACCGTGTCCGCCGAGTATTCGCGCGGGCTCGATGCCGATATCCGCGCCGCCGGCGGCCGTTACGTGGAAGCGCCCGTGTCGGGCTCGCGCAAGCCGGCCGAGGCGGGCCAGTTGGTGGCGATGCTGGCCGGCGAGCCGGCCGACGTGGAGGAAGTGCGGCCGCTGCTCAAGCCGATGTGCCACGAGTCGGTGGTTTGCGGGCCGGTGCCGACGGGCCTCTTGATGAAGCTCTCGGTCAATACCTTCCTGATCCCGATGGTCACCGCGGTGGCCGAGGCCTCGCACCTGGCGCGCCGCTACGGGCTCGACATGCAGCAGTTCCAGAAGGTGCTCGACGCGGGCCCGATGGCCAGCGCGGTGTCGCGCGTGAAGATCGACAAGCTGGTGAGGGAGGATTTCGAGGTGCAGGCCTCGATCGCCGACGTGCTGAAGAACAACCGGCTGGCCGCCGAGGCCGCGCGCAACGCGAACCTGGCCTCGCCGCTGCTCGATACCTGCTTCGAGCTCTATACCGAGACGCTGAAGCTCGGGCACGGCGGCGAGGACATGGCCGCCGTGGTGCGCGCGATCGAGGCGCGCACGGACAAGCGGCAGGGCTGA
- a CDS encoding HAD family hydrolase — translation MSTPIPFDTIRAIAFDFDGVILDSVWMKVHLFFECYDEPISEAQKAEMLAHLTHHGGVGRVAKMAYYERAIFNREPDPAVVEARARRYSELLMARIGDCPELPGARAFLERMQARLSLHLISGTTDDDLRRITRERDFARYFQTITGSPTTKPVAFAKVLRHGDWTSDQVLAIGDSFTEYDAARELGMPFAGIVAPGEENPFPPEIPVWTDMAAFDAAWRESETAGGAAR, via the coding sequence ATGTCTACCCCGATCCCGTTCGACACGATCCGCGCGATCGCCTTCGATTTCGATGGCGTGATCCTCGATTCGGTGTGGATGAAGGTCCACCTGTTCTTCGAGTGCTACGACGAGCCGATCAGCGAGGCGCAGAAGGCCGAGATGCTGGCGCACCTGACGCATCACGGCGGCGTCGGCCGCGTCGCGAAGATGGCCTACTACGAGCGCGCGATCTTCAATCGCGAGCCGGATCCGGCGGTGGTGGAGGCGCGGGCGCGCCGCTACAGCGAGCTGCTGATGGCGCGCATCGGTGACTGCCCCGAGCTGCCCGGCGCGCGCGCCTTCCTGGAGCGGATGCAGGCGCGGTTGTCGCTGCACCTGATCTCGGGCACCACCGACGACGACCTGCGGCGCATCACGCGCGAACGCGATTTCGCGCGCTACTTCCAGACCATCACCGGCTCGCCGACCACCAAGCCGGTGGCCTTCGCCAAGGTGCTGCGCCATGGCGACTGGACCAGCGATCAAGTGCTGGCGATCGGCGATTCGTTCACGGAATACGACGCGGCGCGCGAGCTGGGCATGCCCTTCGCGGGCATCGTCGCGCCCGGCGAGGAGAACCCGTTCCCGCCGGAGATTCCGGTGTGGACCGACATGGCCGCGTTCGACGCGGCCTGGCGCGAAAGCGAGACGGCCGGCGGCGCGGCGCGCTGA
- a CDS encoding TetR/AcrR family transcriptional regulator → MNPIRPSAPGTPPDSRAAAPASSSPAPGPASAAASDDAVFAPASASSPAASASAAAACAADPRAAAGDDARGNRRKKAPAHVRAQLLQAAAEIATELGVQAVTLDAVAERAGVSKGGLQYHFRSKQALFDALFGQTLERFEQTMQAHLAGDPHPQGANARAYLHAAMTETSPAASTNLLRVLVSSMMTDPEARERWAQPMREIARPDPLPLEQAARLMICRLAADGLWISELLGYQNLPSGLRDEIVRQLETMTLSGA, encoded by the coding sequence ATGAATCCCATCCGGCCTTCCGCGCCCGGCACGCCGCCCGACAGCCGCGCCGCCGCGCCCGCCTCCTCCTCGCCAGCGCCGGGTCCTGCATCCGCCGCCGCGTCCGACGACGCCGTCTTCGCCCCGGCTTCCGCCTCCAGCCCCGCCGCTTCCGCCAGCGCAGCCGCTGCCTGCGCCGCCGACCCGCGCGCGGCCGCCGGCGACGACGCGCGCGGCAACCGCCGCAAGAAAGCCCCGGCGCACGTGCGCGCGCAACTGCTGCAGGCCGCCGCCGAGATCGCCACCGAGCTGGGCGTGCAGGCCGTCACGCTCGACGCGGTGGCCGAGCGGGCCGGCGTCAGCAAGGGCGGGCTGCAATACCATTTCCGCAGCAAGCAGGCGCTGTTCGACGCGCTGTTCGGCCAGACCCTGGAGCGCTTCGAGCAGACCATGCAGGCGCACCTCGCGGGCGATCCGCATCCGCAAGGCGCGAACGCGCGCGCCTATTTGCACGCGGCGATGACCGAAACCTCGCCGGCCGCCAGCACCAACCTGCTGCGCGTGCTGGTCTCGTCGATGATGACCGATCCCGAGGCGCGCGAACGCTGGGCCCAGCCGATGCGCGAGATCGCGCGGCCCGACCCGCTGCCGCTCGAGCAGGCCGCGCGGCTGATGATCTGCCGGCTCGCCGCCGACGGGCTGTGGATCTCGGAGCTGCTCGGCTACCAGAACCTGCCGAGCGGGCTGCGCGACGAGATCGTGCGCCAGCTCGAGACCATGACCCTGTCGGGAGCCTGA
- the shc gene encoding squalene--hopene cyclase, producing the protein MIRPMKNSDLPLPSMLDAAILRGRDALAQRQNADGSWCFELESDATITAEYILMMHFMGKIDDARQARMARYLREIQRLATHGGWDLYVDGAPDVSASVKAYFALKAAGDSEDAPHMARARDTILRLGGAAKCNVFTRILLATFGQVPWRATPFMPIEFVLFPKWVPISMYKVAYWARTTMVPLLVLCSLKARAKNPRGISIRELFVTAPEHERNYFARGGFVRNLFLGIDRTLRPLDALIPKALRRRAIRHAEAWCAERMNGEDGMGGIFPPIVYSYQMMEVLGYAEDHPLRRDCEDALEKLLVERPDGSMYCQPCLSPVWDTAWATMALEQARAVPDTRDRPAVSEADLQAGITRAYDWMAGKQVTELKGDWIENAPAETPAGGWAFQYENPYYPDIDDSAVVAAMLHQRGRAMARLTGTDPYAEVVTRGLDWIRGLQSRNGGFGAFDADCDRLYLNLIPFADHGALLDPPTEDVSGRVLLCFGVTGRAEDRPALARAIDYVKRTQREDGSWWGRWGTNYIYGTWSVLAGLALAGEDRSQPYIARAIDWLRARQNADGGWGETNDSYVDPALAGTNGGESASNFTAWALLAQMAFGDWQSESVQRGIRYLLSVQQGDGFWWHRSHNAPGFPRIYYLKYHGYTAYFPLWALARYRRLSQARVAASDAPAAAAALH; encoded by the coding sequence ATGATCCGGCCGATGAAAAATTCCGATCTTCCCCTTCCATCGATGCTCGATGCCGCGATCCTGCGCGGCCGGGATGCGCTCGCGCAGCGCCAGAATGCCGACGGTAGCTGGTGCTTCGAGCTCGAATCCGACGCGACGATCACCGCCGAATACATCCTGATGATGCATTTCATGGGGAAGATCGACGATGCGCGCCAGGCCCGCATGGCGCGCTACCTGCGCGAGATCCAGCGGCTGGCCACGCACGGCGGCTGGGACCTGTACGTGGACGGCGCGCCCGACGTGTCGGCCAGCGTCAAGGCCTATTTCGCGCTGAAGGCGGCCGGCGACAGCGAGGACGCGCCGCACATGGCGCGTGCTCGCGACACCATCCTGCGCCTGGGCGGCGCCGCCAAATGCAATGTGTTCACGCGCATCCTGCTGGCCACCTTCGGCCAGGTGCCGTGGCGCGCCACGCCCTTCATGCCGATCGAATTCGTGCTGTTCCCGAAGTGGGTGCCGATCTCGATGTACAAGGTCGCCTACTGGGCGCGCACGACCATGGTACCGCTGCTGGTGCTCTGCTCGTTGAAGGCGCGCGCGAAGAATCCGCGCGGGATCTCGATCCGCGAGCTGTTCGTGACCGCGCCCGAGCACGAGCGCAACTACTTCGCGCGCGGCGGTTTCGTGCGCAACCTGTTCCTCGGCATCGACCGCACGCTGCGCCCGCTCGACGCGCTGATCCCGAAGGCGCTGCGCCGCCGCGCGATCCGCCATGCCGAGGCCTGGTGCGCCGAACGCATGAACGGCGAGGACGGCATGGGCGGCATCTTCCCGCCGATCGTCTACAGCTACCAGATGATGGAGGTGCTCGGCTACGCCGAGGACCATCCGCTGCGCCGCGATTGCGAGGACGCGCTGGAGAAGCTGCTGGTCGAGCGCCCCGACGGCAGCATGTACTGCCAGCCCTGCCTGTCGCCGGTCTGGGACACGGCCTGGGCCACCATGGCGCTCGAGCAGGCGCGTGCGGTGCCCGACACGCGCGATCGGCCGGCCGTCTCCGAGGCGGACTTGCAGGCCGGCATCACGCGCGCCTACGACTGGATGGCCGGCAAGCAGGTGACCGAGCTCAAGGGCGACTGGATCGAGAACGCGCCGGCCGAGACGCCGGCGGGCGGCTGGGCCTTCCAGTACGAGAACCCCTATTACCCCGACATCGACGACAGCGCCGTGGTGGCCGCGATGCTGCACCAGCGCGGCCGCGCGATGGCGCGCCTGACCGGCACCGATCCCTATGCCGAGGTGGTCACGCGGGGCTTGGACTGGATTCGCGGGCTGCAGTCGCGCAACGGCGGCTTCGGCGCCTTCGATGCCGATTGCGATCGCCTCTACCTGAACCTGATCCCCTTCGCCGATCACGGCGCGCTGCTCGACCCGCCCACCGAGGACGTCTCGGGCCGCGTGCTGCTGTGCTTCGGCGTGACCGGCCGCGCCGAGGACCGGCCGGCGCTGGCGCGCGCGATCGACTACGTGAAGCGCACCCAGCGCGAGGACGGCAGCTGGTGGGGCCGCTGGGGCACCAACTACATCTACGGCACCTGGAGCGTGCTGGCCGGGCTCGCGCTGGCCGGCGAGGATCGCTCGCAGCCCTACATCGCGCGCGCGATCGACTGGCTGCGCGCGCGCCAGAACGCCGACGGCGGTTGGGGCGAGACCAACGACAGCTATGTCGACCCGGCGCTGGCCGGCACCAATGGCGGCGAGAGCGCCTCCAATTTCACGGCCTGGGCGCTGCTGGCGCAGATGGCCTTCGGCGACTGGCAATCGGAATCGGTGCAGCGCGGGATACGCTACCTGCTGTCGGTGCAGCAGGGCGACGGCTTCTGGTGGCACCGCTCGCACAATGCGCCGGGTTTCCCGCGCATCTATTACCTCAAGTACCACGGCTATACCGCCTACTTCCCGCTGTGGGCGCTGGCGCGTTACCGGCGCCTGTCGCAGGCGCGCGTGGCGGCCAGCGATGCGCCTGCCGCCGCGGCGGCGTTGCATTGA
- a CDS encoding alpha/beta fold hydrolase has protein sequence MTPIVLIPGLLCTAEVFAPQIPALWPYGPVTVASTLEGDSIAAMAAAILASAPPRFALAGFSMGGYLAHEILRRAPERVTRLALLSTSARADQPIQVEMRQALLEAATHGDYDTVLANATLNTAHVSLRRDPVFAATKRRMAADIGRAAFARQTAAVIGRPDSRRELPSIAVPSLVLVGDSDPVTPPEFAREMAEAIPGAKLVIVPECGHTSPLERPEAVNAALRDWLAA, from the coding sequence ATGACCCCGATCGTCCTCATCCCCGGCCTGCTCTGCACGGCCGAGGTGTTCGCGCCGCAGATTCCCGCGCTCTGGCCATATGGCCCGGTGACGGTCGCCTCGACGCTGGAGGGCGACAGCATCGCCGCGATGGCCGCCGCGATCCTGGCGAGCGCCCCGCCGCGCTTCGCCCTGGCCGGCTTCTCGATGGGCGGCTATCTCGCGCACGAGATCCTGCGCCGCGCGCCCGAGCGCGTGACGCGCCTCGCGCTGCTCAGCACCTCGGCGCGCGCCGACCAGCCGATCCAGGTCGAGATGCGCCAGGCGCTGCTGGAAGCCGCCACGCATGGCGATTACGACACCGTGCTGGCCAACGCCACGCTCAACACCGCCCATGTCTCGCTACGCCGCGATCCGGTGTTCGCGGCCACCAAGCGGCGCATGGCGGCCGACATCGGACGCGCGGCCTTCGCGCGCCAGACCGCGGCCGTGATCGGCCGGCCCGACTCGCGACGCGAGCTGCCTTCGATCGCGGTGCCGAGCCTGGTGCTGGTGGGCGACAGCGATCCCGTCACGCCGCCCGAGTTCGCGCGCGAGATGGCCGAGGCGATTCCCGGTGCGAAGCTCGTGATCGTGCCCGAGTGCGGCCACACCTCGCCGCTCGAACGTCCCGAAGCGGTCAACGCGGCCTTGCGCGACTGGCTCGCCGCCTGA
- a CDS encoding DHA2 family efflux MFS transporter permease subunit translates to MDPSVWRICAVAMLGGLLAQLDATIVNVSLSSLAGVMHTSLSTIQWVTSAYLLALTLALPLSGWLVDRLGTKRVYLGCFAAFTLTSALCGLAWSAGSLIAFRVLQGVSGGLLAPMAQMTIARVAGKQMARVVGYTAVPVLFAPIVGPVLAGALLDYASWRWLFLMNLPIGLLGLALAVRFLPIDVRGAEPRRLDWIGFALLSPSLALLLFGCERLARPEGIASIAAGAVMLAAFLWRARRIGQRALIDLALFRRRVFATASVTQFVWNGALFVGQMLVPLYLIDGVGRTPGEMGWLLAPTGLGMLVTYPAMGALTSRFGLRRVSASGALLALAATLPMIWMPLQGFQLGLLLVTQFLRGMGQSAIGVPTITAAYAAVPRESLPMATTALNIVQRLGGPVLTTLCTTLVAWRLAGVSALSSGAHAPAYAWGFAMLAAMYALLFVGAMNLPARSEDAAKPAAR, encoded by the coding sequence CTGGATCCCTCGGTCTGGCGCATCTGCGCGGTGGCGATGCTCGGCGGCCTGCTCGCGCAGCTCGACGCGACCATCGTCAACGTCTCGCTGTCGAGCCTGGCCGGTGTGATGCACACCAGCCTGTCGACCATCCAGTGGGTCACCAGCGCCTACCTGCTGGCGCTCACGCTGGCCCTGCCGCTGAGCGGCTGGCTGGTCGACCGGCTCGGCACGAAGCGCGTCTATCTCGGCTGCTTCGCGGCCTTCACGCTCACTTCCGCCTTGTGCGGCCTGGCCTGGTCGGCCGGCTCGCTGATCGCGTTCCGCGTGCTGCAGGGCGTGAGCGGCGGCCTGCTCGCGCCGATGGCGCAGATGACGATCGCGCGCGTGGCCGGCAAGCAGATGGCACGCGTGGTCGGCTACACGGCGGTGCCGGTGCTGTTCGCGCCGATCGTCGGGCCGGTGCTGGCCGGCGCGCTGCTCGACTACGCCTCGTGGCGCTGGCTGTTCCTGATGAACCTGCCGATCGGCCTGCTCGGCCTGGCGCTGGCGGTGCGCTTCCTGCCCATCGACGTGCGCGGCGCCGAACCGCGAAGGCTCGACTGGATCGGCTTCGCGCTGCTGTCGCCCTCGCTGGCCCTGCTGCTGTTCGGCTGCGAGCGCCTGGCGCGCCCTGAAGGCATCGCCTCGATCGCGGCCGGTGCCGTGATGCTGGCTGCTTTCCTCTGGCGCGCGCGGCGCATCGGTCAACGTGCCCTGATCGATCTCGCGCTGTTCCGCCGACGCGTGTTCGCCACCGCGTCCGTCACGCAATTCGTCTGGAACGGCGCGCTGTTCGTCGGCCAGATGCTGGTGCCGCTCTACCTGATCGACGGCGTCGGCCGCACGCCGGGCGAGATGGGCTGGCTGCTCGCGCCGACGGGGCTCGGCATGCTGGTCACCTATCCCGCGATGGGCGCGCTGACCTCGCGCTTCGGGCTGCGCCGCGTCTCGGCCAGCGGCGCGCTGCTCGCGCTGGCGGCCACGCTGCCGATGATCTGGATGCCGCTGCAAGGCTTCCAGCTCGGCCTGCTGCTGGTCACGCAGTTCCTGCGCGGAATGGGACAGAGCGCGATCGGCGTGCCGACCATCACGGCCGCCTATGCCGCCGTGCCGCGCGAATCGCTGCCGATGGCCACCACCGCGCTCAACATCGTGCAGCGGCTGGGCGGCCCGGTGCTGACCACGCTCTGCACCACGCTGGTCGCGTGGCGCCTGGCGGGTGTCTCGGCGCTATCGTCGGGCGCGCATGCGCCCGCCTATGCCTGGGGCTTCGCGATGCTGGCGGCGATGTACGCGTTGCTGTTCGTCGGGGCGATGAACCTGCCGGCGCGATCGGAAGACGCGGCGAAGCCGGCCGCGCGATAA